CGAGGGTGAGCGAGAGCGGCATGCGCTGCTTGTACAGCTCGTGGGCGGAGCTTCTCTGCGACATGCGGGGGGCGCTGTGGGTGGCGGGCTCCCGCTGCGCCGTGCCGGCGGCCGACTGCAGGAAAGGGTTGTGGGAGGGCCGGTCGGGGAAGAGGCTCTTGGAGCGTCGGGGGAGGGGCATGGGGGCGTCCAAGCTGTGGTGATGGGAGGGGGACGGCGAGGGCGGGCTGCGGCCGCTGTACGGGCGGTCGGAGCGCATGGTGAGGACGTTAGCGTACGCCCCCTCGTCGAGGGTGGACTCCCGGTCCCTGTCGGGGAGGCCGAGGCCGCGCAGGTGAGTCTGCATCTCGGGAACGCCGTCCGGGAGCAGGTTCTCGTAGGAGTGCTGGCGACTCAGCTGCAGGTGCTGGGCCGGCGAGGAGGCGCCGGGGTGGGCGGACGGCGACGCCGGCCCCGGCCCCGGCTCGAAGTGGCTGACCAGGTCGTCCCCCTCGCCCACCAGGCCCAGCTGGCTCTGGGGCAGGAAGTGGGCGAACATGTCGCCGCCGTGCGAGTAGTGCAGGTGGTCCTCGCTGATGTCGTACAGGTTGCCCAGGTGGGCGCAGGCGTCGCAGCGGGCCTGCGGGGAGCGCACCGTGTAGAGGCCCGAGTAGCCGCTCAGCTTGGTCAGGCAGGAGCGACAGTGGCCCGGGCGGACGCCCTGCGAGCCCGCCCCCAAACCCGGCCCCTCGAAGGAGCCGCCCGACTTGTCCTTGCCGCTGACGGGAGACAGAGAGCAGAAGATGTCACTGAGATGTTACAACGTGGAGCCAGGAGTTGCTGCCACCTACAGGACTGAAGTAGAACatgattttttcttatttttattaatattatttttagtaGAACCATTTTTAATCAATGAAATAAAAAGActgattacctcattaatttaatttaattggctGCAAGTCTGACTTCATCAATATCTATCTAACTTGGTATGGAGTGTATGGAGGTTGATTTGTGTCTTTAATGCGAAAGGTTTtcttggacactgaatttatgcaact
The Entelurus aequoreus isolate RoL-2023_Sb linkage group LG18, RoL_Eaeq_v1.1, whole genome shotgun sequence DNA segment above includes these coding regions:
- the LOC133633819 gene encoding glutamate receptor ionotropic, NMDA 2A-like, giving the protein MQTHLRGLGLPDRDRESTLDEGAYANVLTMRSDRPYSGRSPPSPSPSHHHSLDAPMPLPRRSKSLFPDRPSHNPFLQSAAGTAQREPATHSAPRMSQRSSAHELYKQRMPLSLTLGNHGGHHANQHHVDPQVFYPQQEPPVVAYMVPPAAAQPMSYVTAPRASSAGGNRPRLYRRMPSIESDV